In Nerophis ophidion isolate RoL-2023_Sa unplaced genomic scaffold, RoL_Noph_v1.0 HiC_scaffold_135, whole genome shotgun sequence, the genomic window acaatctttcaccacacacactgcaactcaacactttctctcctgggtgtcttctcatgtgtactaaaAGGTTTGATccttcacaaaagcttctgttacagattgaacaggaatgggatttctctccagtgtgtgttctagtgtgtacattcaaacaccagttttctgtaaaacctttaccacagattgaacaggaaaacggtttttcaccagtgtgtgttctcatgtgcactttcaaccatcgactttctgtaaaacctttaccacagattgaacagacaaaaggtttttcaccagtgtgtgttctcatgtgtacttttaaaaggggactttgtacaaaacctttaccacattctgagcaagaaaaaggtttttcaccagtgtgtgttctcatgtgttctttcaaactaTGACctactgtaaaacctttaccacaggttgaacaggaaaaaggtttttcaccagtgtgtattttcatgtgtcttttcaatttgttactgtgtgcaaaacctttaccacaggttgaacaggaaaaaggtttttcaccagtgtgtgttctcatgtgtactttcaaatctggcctctgagtaaaatctttaccgcagattgaacatgaaaaaggtttttctccagtgtgtgttctcatgtgtcttttcaatttactaggatatttaaaagttttgtgacagtgagaagatgtgaagtgagtgttgtcagtgtgacatgtcttatcatctttagagtcttcatcatcagtgtcaggagagtgtgacgttgtgtcctcactatctgatagtggagctaagagcttgtctgcttgtgatcctccacagtggtctccatcagcttctgttgtcatgtgttgtgttgagctgctgcttggaggctccccccctcccctctcctcactttcacctttcacctcatcatcttcactcttcacagggacaccagtcactggcatcttggtgacatcaacctcctccagtccttcaagatgctctccctgctgattgatgctgtgttcttcctcttcctctttattgtgaggggtcagtgggtcctcctcttcctccttaatgtgtgGACTCtgtggatccaccgcttcctctTTAAACTGGGGGATTAGTGGgttttcctcttcctttttaaaatgggagaTCTgaaggtattcctcttccttctcaatgtgggagggctgtggctcctccgtctgcatcctgaagctccacttctgttgctgagggtgaagatgttcttcacagacgtctgcaagacaaacacagcatctctgctcagtcacacaatgcgttcagtacttttacatccacttaggaaaaacaagtcatcgtatgaactgtcttgaaatctcagtgaagCAGAAAAACGCTGctcttacaacattattcacaggaaaagaaaaacaaaccaggttgattgattgattgattaattgatacttttattagtagattgcacagtacagtacatattccgtacaattgaccactaaatggtaacacccgaataagtttttcaacttgtttaagtcggggtccacgttaatcaattcatggacagAACTTTTTCATATGGATAGACAACATAGTTTAAAGGGATTTTGTAATATATTATTTCACATATAAATATTAACAGAACAATTTTAAAACagactacacaggctcctaatttagttgctgaaatatgcagtaaaatattaaatgataaataatgataaatgggtagaggtgcaacggtacgtgtatttgtattgaaccgttttggtacggaggtttcggttcggaggtgaaccgatccgacacggacatataagtagcgccgcacgttgtgtaaataatgcacaccgaggcaccatgaattgatttacgtggaccccgacttaaacaagttgaaaaacttattcgggtgttgtacagaatatgtactgtactgtgcaatctactaataaaagtttcaatcaatcaaaaaaacaacaacacacggcatgctagcaacgactgggatatgatagactgaccacacctcctcttttcacgagaTATGTCCTCTTTatggagctgtccaggtggagtttcttaaatgcctcgaatgtccggcattttaagttatggttgcgtgtattttcaatgtacgttcagggttaagaaggggttaaaaacaaaacaaaaagtggtgcacgcagcagcattcgtgagggaaggccagagagagcgagagagttatgataaacgcgcattcgtcgccaggctctgatttttATCCTTTcattaatcagatttaattttttattatctatagcaggggtgtcaaaagtgtgccctggaggccaTATGCGgtacacagctaatgttttaaaaggcccacagcacattctaaacatactattaaaataaacaaaaacataaacaaaagtgaaataaaagagcttaaaggctaaatgtaatttagaaaaagttgcaacgttgactaataaaactaagctgttttttttttctttcaaactgtcattgcttaaaacataatattgaatcaaaatctattTTATTATGAATTATATCCAAGTTTCccaatacttcacatcaaatattccactaagaaaaatatttttggtggaagatttagcaaatgtgttaaataaataattaaaaaatgtatattttgtttttttcttactgtaccgaaaatgaaccgaaccgtgacctctgaaccgaggtatgtaccgaaccgaaatttttgtgtactgttacacctctataaatgggttgtacttgtatagcgcttttctaccttcaaggtactcaaagcgctttgacactacttccacatttacccattcacacacacattcacacactgatggaaggagctgccatgcaaggtgctaaccagcacccatcaggagcaagggtgaagtgtcttgctcaggacacaatggacgtgacgaggttagtactaggtggggattgaaccagggaccctcgagttgcgcacagccactctcccactgtgccacgccgtccctattattacatcattcccaggattattttctcaaataaagtaaccagatattaacagtaaataaacaagtacattaataataattgttttgacaaaataatacaattagaaaagacacaatatgttactgcatatgtcagctgccaaattaagagcctttgtaaacagttttgaaattcttctatcatcaatcatataccaaatgatatatcgtgacatatattgttattaggatatagatttgaggtcatatcactcataccaaacattggtttgccgagtcattttgtttagcccaccaaatatatttatttttttataatcttcagatgtgtgtgtattaagggtgtaacggtacgtgtatttgtattgaaccgtttcggtacgggggtttgggTTCGGTCCGgtggtgtatcgaacaagtttccacacggacatattaagtagcgcaccacacgttgtgtcaacaatgtacactgaggcacaacacacggcatgctagcaatgaCCGGGCTACTACAAAGTGTAAAATCCAGAGCTGAAAGacactcctgcctcgttaagatctcccgtttgggaacacttcggctacgcagtgcgatacaacaatggatgaCATGGCTTCAACGAAGAGAAAGACGAACAAACGCAGCTCCCACTGCATTCAAGAAGCTTCTACTCGGCaactcaggcagggctaaagcaataacaaatgctgtcggtgtttttacagcagcagatttaagaccatattgcattaaaaactagattttgacacaCTTCTATGGTGGAGAAACAATGAGCCCATTTATCcttttactgccaagttagccaggcactacctTGCCCTACCTGCTACCTCCGTGTCCAGCGAAAGGGTATTTTTCACAGTTGGGgacattgtaactgcaagcaggtctgctctttctgcagacaatgtggataaactgatttttctggcagaaaacatgaaaattgaGTGAAAGTCACCAGGGTAAAATGGTGGGGATGGctgaagaaaagttaatctgaggctgagttgactttaaactgtttaatgttgcactttttgtatgtagaagtaaagttttgtcattgtatttaatctgagcaacaacttgaagcagtttaatgttgcactttatacgtgaaaatgttgcactttatatgtagaaaggttttgtatatatatatatatatatatatatatatatacatatatacatatatatatatatatatatatatatatatatatatacatatatatatatatatatatatatatatacatatatatatatatatatatatatatatatatatatatatatatatatatatatatatatatatatatatatatatatatatatatatctatgtatatctgTCCGGAGTCAgaacctggggtggaccgctcaactgtgcaacggttggggacatctctgcgttgctgacctgtctgcgctcgggatggtctctggctggccccactatggactggactctcactattatgttagaaactggctggccttggaacgcctcgggatcccctagaAAGAGCtgtatgaagtggctggggaaaggaaaggctgggcttccctacttaggctgctggccccgcgacccgacctcagataagcagaagaagatagatggatggatgtgtaacacaatttGATGTTTCTAGAAAACtgtgtccagtagttgatgttgtcgctccttctcctcttttgttgaacaaagttcctcctcttattctgttgtcgtttttttttttttttttacatcacaaatatttcttcaacggcagcagttagtcgctgagtcaccaacactcacatcatttgtaatgtagacatgttcacacaataaaaacactttacacttacattggatctctgctttgatgtgtcgatcacttccgcctctctttgttagcagctaacaagctaagctaaccagcaggctaggctagcacgtcaaagtgcactcagactaatgtatccgcatacaaacaattaataaggacgtttactgcgttaaacgacacacatgtgcacatgtacgttgtaattaagacctagaaaccataataaccaaaacaacgtattctccgccagacgccatcttgttctGGTCTTCCTCCTGTCGACGTCATCGAGGTGTTGtcaaccgcggaacaaatgttggccaaacacgtgtttcaccgggacaatattgagtggtgcacacttccttcaaacacgtgtttcactgggacaatagtgagtggtgcacacttccttcaaacacgtgtttcactgggacaatagtgagtggtgcacacttccttcaaacacgtgtttcactgggacaatagtgagtggtgcacacttccttcaaacacgtgtttcactgggacaatagtgagtggtgcacacttccttcaaacacgtgtttcactgggacaatagtgagtggtgcacacttccttcaaacacgtgtttcactgggacaatagtaggtggtgcacacttccttcaaacacgtgtttcactgggacaatagtgagtggtgcacacttccttcaaacacgtgtttcactgggacaatagtgagtggtgcacacttccttcaaacacgtgtttcactgggacaatagtgagtggtgcacacttccttcaaacacgtgtttcactgggacaatagtaggtggtgcacacttccttcgcccggccacagaagacaaaaaagagttgctggtgtaacaataggaagaatatattccactcctctcttgtacacgcggcttatgaggtaatatacatgatatattttcatattatttatcttatttacctcatatgttgttcgaagctaacgtgctagctttagcccgctagcaggcctttgtagcaaatgcgagcgttttttttttttgaggtgtgtattttatatgttctctatgagaattatattgacttatttaatactgtaactgttttttgttgtatattacagtcacgcttaacatcattgaatatttgttactagaaagaaacgaacgtctcgaaatttaagtctggaataagtcacatggtataatgataataataataataataataataatacattttatttgatatagcgcttttcagtgtactcaaagatgctttacaggatgaaaaaaaattattgttattgtgatgacagtgtaatataatgtattattgcagtggtctgctttatgttggtgtcaactttattagcaataaatacaaatgatgtttgcacgcacttctattaccttgataacatccatccatttttctaccgcttgtccctatttggtgttgcggggagggcagggggtgttggagcctatctcagctgcattgggtggacatatcatggaaattaaatcaactgatgtttgttattacgaatacactattggcacaattgtaagtgattaatgcttattcagtcagactaaaataaatatttaattaaataaatgttaaatattaaaaatagctttaatatactgcacacaaaatgaatttgcatcaatACTTTGTTTGTAGTCgaatcatgaggtacccaaatattctaaaaatatgtttatatttataaatttgtatatatatatatatatatatatatatacttgctggCAATTGTTACACGTGCTTcactgcacttctgtttgttttccattGGTTttaagtcatacttgatcatttcatgatattgccatatttttgctgaaaggatttagtagagaacatccacgataaagttcgcaacttttggtgcagacgatgacatcacaagtgtgggggctcctcacatattcacattgattttaatgggagcctccaacaaaaacagctatttggaccgagaaaacgacaatttccccattaatttgagcgaggatgaaagatttgtgtttgaggatattaatagcgacggactagaaaaataataataattaaaaaaaaaatttatgtttttagagacatttattaggataattccgggaaatcccttatctttctattgtgttgctagtgttttagtgagttaaatagtacctgatagtcggaggtgtacgtccacgggtgtcttgacgcgctgtGTCTAagaggagtcgacggcagctttatggatggcacaagctcagcttttctccaggtaagaagcaactttttaccacaattttctcagagaaacctgctggttgacattcggttgggatccatgttcgctgtgatccataggaaagtttcacttctgggaattctaaacaaggactcatcgtgtgtttgtgtggctaaaggctagagcttcccaattccatctttctactgtgacttctccaatattaagtgaacaaattgcaaaagattcagcaacacagatgtccaaaatactgtgtaattatgccgttaaagcagaggacttttagctgtgtgtgtgtgcagcgctcatacttcctaaaaacccgtgacgtcttgcgtacacgtcatcattacacgacgtttttaagacgaaactcccggtaaatttaaaattgcaatttagtaaactaaagcggccgtattggcatgtgttgcaatgttaatatttcatcattgatatataaactatcagactgcgtggtcgctagtagtggctttcagtaggcctttaacaccaccatttaaaaacgaATGCTTATCAATcatgtgaattatgtttatatagcgcttttctctagtgactcaaagcgtttttacatagtgaaacctaatatctgaaTTACTGTCAGGGGGTGTTGTtgctgaaccccaagatgcagagatggcggcaggcattgtgcaggaaaacatgatttaatttaacactaaaacaagaacaaacaaaagggtacaa contains:
- the LOC133547603 gene encoding oocyte zinc finger protein XlCOF6.1-like; the encoded protein is MQTEEPQPSHIEKEEEYLQISHFKKEEENPLIPQFKEEAVDPQSPHIKEEEEDPLTPHNKEEEEEHSINQQGEHLEGLEEVDVTKMPVTGVPVKSEDDEVKGESEERGGGEPPSSSSTQHMTTEADGDHCGGSQADKLLAPLSDSEDTTSHSPDTDDEDSKDDKTCHTDNTHFTSSHCHKTFKYPSKLKRHMRTHTGEKPFSCSICGKDFTQRPDLKVHMRTHTGEKPFSCSTCGKGFAHSNKLKRHMKIHTGEKPFSCSTCGKGFTVGHSLKEHMRTHTGEKPFSCSECGKGFVQSPLLKVHMRTHTGEKPFVCSICGKGFTESRWLKVHMRTHTGEKPFSCSICGKGFTENWCLNVHTRTHTGEKSHSCSICNRSFCEGSNLLVHMRRHPGEKVLSCSVCGERLSSKYQCKKHKCAGENSSSK